A single window of Ovis canadensis isolate MfBH-ARS-UI-01 breed Bighorn chromosome 17, ARS-UI_OviCan_v2, whole genome shotgun sequence DNA harbors:
- the LOC138422500 gene encoding centrin-4 isoform X2: protein MASRPSSDQWKKNAAKIELNETQKQEIKEAFDLFDVDGSGTIDVKELKIAMRALGFEPKKEEIKKIIAETDKEGIGTISFEEFFAIMSVKMSEKDEKEEILKAFKLFDDDDTGSISLNNIKRVAKELGENLTDDELQEMLDEADHDGDGEINKEEFLKMMQKTTLC, encoded by the exons ATG GCATCCAGACCAAGTTcagaccaatggaaaaaaaatgcagcaaaaATTGAATTGAATGAAACTCAAAAGCAAGAAATTAAAGAGGCCTTTGATTTATTCGATGTTGATGGGTCTGGAACCATAGATGTGAAAGAACTGAAG ATTGCAATGCGGGCCTTAGGATTTgagccaaagaaagaagaaattaaaaagataatagcTGAAACTGACAAAGAAGGAATTGGCACCATTAGTTTTGAAGAATTTTTTGCCATAATGAGCGTAAAAATG agtgaaaaggatgaaaaagaagaaatactgaAGGCTTTCAAATTATTTGATGATGATGATACAGGAAGTATATCACTGAACAATATCAAGAGGGTTGCTAAGGAACTAGGGGAAAATTTAACAGATGATGAACTTCAG GAAATGCTTGATGAGGCTGATCATGATGGGGATGGAGAAATAAACAAGGaagaatttttgaaaatgatGCAAAAGACCACTCTTTGTTAA
- the LOC138422500 gene encoding centrin-4 isoform X1, which translates to MRHTGTDESKYVLNTAVRIYQASRPSSDQWKKNAAKIELNETQKQEIKEAFDLFDVDGSGTIDVKELKIAMRALGFEPKKEEIKKIIAETDKEGIGTISFEEFFAIMSVKMSEKDEKEEILKAFKLFDDDDTGSISLNNIKRVAKELGENLTDDELQEMLDEADHDGDGEINKEEFLKMMQKTTLC; encoded by the exons ATGAGACATACGGGCACAGATGAAAGTAAATATGTCTTAAACACTGCTGTTCGGATATACCAA GCATCCAGACCAAGTTcagaccaatggaaaaaaaatgcagcaaaaATTGAATTGAATGAAACTCAAAAGCAAGAAATTAAAGAGGCCTTTGATTTATTCGATGTTGATGGGTCTGGAACCATAGATGTGAAAGAACTGAAG ATTGCAATGCGGGCCTTAGGATTTgagccaaagaaagaagaaattaaaaagataatagcTGAAACTGACAAAGAAGGAATTGGCACCATTAGTTTTGAAGAATTTTTTGCCATAATGAGCGTAAAAATG agtgaaaaggatgaaaaagaagaaatactgaAGGCTTTCAAATTATTTGATGATGATGATACAGGAAGTATATCACTGAACAATATCAAGAGGGTTGCTAAGGAACTAGGGGAAAATTTAACAGATGATGAACTTCAG GAAATGCTTGATGAGGCTGATCATGATGGGGATGGAGAAATAAACAAGGaagaatttttgaaaatgatGCAAAAGACCACTCTTTGTTAA